Proteins encoded by one window of Acidimicrobiales bacterium:
- the hisF gene encoding imidazole glycerol phosphate synthase subunit HisF, protein MRAVRVIPCLDVDAGRVVKGVNFENLRDAGDPVELAARYDRAGADEVVFLDITASSDERDTLVDVVRRTADEVFIPLTVGGGVRSLGDAHRLLRAGADKVAVNTMAVQRPALVYEMAAELGSQCVVVAVDARRQGRGFEVYTHGGRTATGLDALTWATVCERLGAGELLLTSMDRDGTRDGYDLELTRSVAQACSIPVIASGGVGTLEHLVEGAVAGEADAVLAASIFHYAEHGVAEAKAYLAAHGVSVRPIAG, encoded by the coding sequence GTGCGCGCCGTCCGCGTGATCCCCTGCCTCGACGTCGACGCCGGCCGAGTGGTCAAGGGCGTCAACTTCGAGAACCTGCGCGACGCCGGTGACCCCGTCGAGCTCGCCGCCCGCTACGACCGGGCCGGCGCCGACGAGGTCGTCTTCCTGGACATCACCGCGTCCTCGGACGAGCGCGACACCCTGGTGGACGTCGTACGGCGGACGGCGGACGAGGTGTTCATTCCCCTCACGGTCGGCGGCGGCGTGCGCAGCCTCGGTGACGCCCATCGGCTGCTCCGGGCCGGCGCCGACAAGGTTGCGGTGAACACCATGGCCGTGCAGCGGCCGGCCCTGGTGTACGAGATGGCCGCCGAGCTCGGATCGCAGTGCGTGGTCGTCGCCGTGGATGCGCGTCGGCAGGGGAGGGGGTTCGAGGTCTACACCCACGGTGGGCGCACAGCCACGGGCCTCGACGCCCTCACCTGGGCCACCGTCTGCGAACGACTGGGGGCCGGCGAGCTGCTGCTCACCTCAATGGACCGCGACGGCACCAGAGACGGGTACGACCTCGAGCTCACCCGGTCGGTCGCGCAGGCCTGCTCCATCCCCGTGATCGCCAGTGGGGGGGTCGGCACGCTCGAGCACCTGGTCGAGGGGGCGGTGGCCGGCGAGGCTGACGCGGTGCTGGCGGCGTCGATCTTCCACTACGCCGAGCATGGAGTCGCCGAGGCCAAGGCCTACCTGGCTGCCCACGGCGTGAGCGTCAGGCCGATTGCCGGCTGA
- a CDS encoding co-chaperone GroES: MAQPADDKTESPKPQQKQPITMLSDRVLVQLPVAEGERTSRAGILIPATAQVSKRLAWAEVVAVGPHVRNITIGDHVLFNPEDRYEVEVQGDDYLILRERDIHAVASERIDGGTGLYL, translated from the coding sequence GTGGCACAGCCAGCAGACGACAAGACCGAGAGCCCCAAGCCCCAGCAGAAGCAGCCCATCACGATGCTCAGCGATCGCGTGCTGGTGCAGCTTCCGGTCGCCGAGGGGGAGCGCACGTCCCGAGCCGGGATCCTCATCCCAGCCACGGCCCAGGTGTCCAAGCGTCTGGCCTGGGCCGAGGTGGTCGCCGTCGGTCCCCACGTGCGCAACATCACGATCGGCGACCACGTCCTGTTCAATCCCGAGGACCGCTACGAGGTCGAGGTGCAGGGCGACGACTACCTGATCCTGCGCGAACGCGACATCCACGCCGTGGCCTCGGAGCGGATCGACGGCGGCACCGGGCTGTACCTGTGA
- the hisI gene encoding phosphoribosyl-AMP cyclohydrolase yields MTDRASFVATPIEVDEAAVSAIAFNDDGLVPAIVQDHATGQVLTLAWMDEVALRRTLSSGRTWFWSRSRQEYWCKGETSGDRQWVRGAYYDCDGDAVLMVVDQEGRGACHTGERTCFFRAFGEVSPTAG; encoded by the coding sequence GTGACCGATCGCGCATCGTTCGTGGCCACGCCCATCGAGGTCGACGAGGCCGCCGTCTCGGCCATCGCCTTCAACGACGACGGCCTGGTGCCCGCCATCGTCCAGGACCACGCCACCGGTCAGGTGCTCACCCTCGCCTGGATGGACGAGGTCGCCCTGCGGCGCACGCTGTCCTCGGGCCGGACGTGGTTCTGGAGCCGGAGCCGGCAGGAGTACTGGTGCAAGGGCGAGACCTCTGGCGACCGCCAGTGGGTGCGGGGCGCCTACTACGACTGCGACGGCGATGCCGTGCTGATGGTCGTGGACCAGGAGGGTCGGGGAGCGTGCCACACCGGCGAGCGCACGTGCTTCTTCCGGGCCTTCGGTGAGGTCAGCCCGACGGCGGGCTGA